The genomic region GCATCTAGCATCTCCCAtctcccatctcccctctcccctctcccctctcccctctccccagcTCAGTCTCCTCTTGCCCATTCAAGCAGTCTGTTACGGGCTCCTCACAGGTGAGgatagtcagtcagtcagtcaatcagtcagtcagtcaatcaatcaatcagtcagtcagtcagtcaatcagtcagtcagtcagtcagtcagtcagtcaatcaatcaatcagtcagtcagtcagccaatcagtcagtcagtcagtcagtcagttactcagtcagtcagtcagtcaatcaatcaatcagtcagtcagtcagtcaatcagtcagtcagtcagtcagtcagtcagttactcagtcagtcagccaatcagtcagtcagtcagtcagtcagttactcagtcagtctgtcagtcagtcagtcagccagccagtcaAATGAAGTGATGTGATAGAACATAAACCACACTCTTGTTCTACAAGAGGAGGACATATCTCTGAATAATTATGCTGAAAAatagtgtgggtttgtgtgtgggaattGTGTGTGCTGCTTCTACGCCTGAGACAGACATAATGGTGTGTGTTGACCAGACACGAGCCCCAGACAGGAACGAAGGTATTGCAGATTACTGATGGTTTTGATGAAAAATTATAAATTGGACAGGCTGGATTATGCAACGAAGTTGATTGCGTGTGTGACTATATGTCATTGTTGCACTTGCAATATCTAGAGAAATACAATAAACAAGAGCACTCAACCTGCCGCTGTGCCAACATACAAATAAACCTGCACCTGCGCAAGACGTGCCGTAGAAATAGACAAGGCTTGTGGGCAGGCGGAGACTAGCAACACGTCAGTACCTAATGTGTCCATCCCAGTAAGGGATTTTTACAgatacattattacattatcaTCGTCACTGTGCAAACCGCACAAAatactgtgaaataaaatgctgCCAAAGACTGTATGCAGCAAATAAAACACTATATGGGCAAAAACGTTAGATacataaaacaaagaaacaggACGAGCACAACCaatataattaaaaagaaataaactgAAATAAGTGTCAAAATAGAATTAGCTTCAAAGCAGTTCTAGATTAGTAGTTTTTGGTAGAATTCAGTGGCTTACAAGAGGTCTGAACTTGACAGAAAACACTTCTTGCATAACAGTCAGCCATCAAAGCTGTCTACAACACTACATAGCACAAAAGGGCTAGAGGTTTTGCCTCTGCACGGCTGTCTGTGATTGCTCTCACACATTGTACTATGGCACGCCACTGCATCATGGCGTCCAGCTCTGATGAGGCTCTTGTTGTTGTGGACcagtgtgtactggtgtgtactGTGAGTAAGCACAGAAGGGACGGGGGGAAAGATCAACTCAGGGTCCCTCCCCATGCACTGTGGCAGCCACCTCAAGTTCATTTGCATCCATCTGTGACGCCAAATGTGTCCAGGACAGTTAACTCAGCAACAGCCAGAGATCCATCATCACAAGCAGAAAACAAAACTTGTCTTTCCCAGTTTAAAATGGCCcttacagtgccttgcataagtacccctccccccccccctttgctgTGAAACCCCTAACTAAGATCAGGTGCAACCAATTGCCTTCAGAAGTCACATCATTAGTTAAATAGAGTCCACCTGTGTGCAAATTAATCGCAATATAAATACACCTGTTCCGTGAAGGCCTCAGAGTTTGTTAGAGAACATTACTTAACAAACAGCATCATGGAGACCAAGGAGCTCACCAAACAGGTCAGGGATAAAGTTGTGGGAAAGTACAAAGCAGGgttataaaaaaatatcccaATCCTTGAATACCTCACGCAGCACCATTAAATCCATCATTAGAAAATGGAAAGAATATGACACAACAGCAAATCTACCAAGAGAAGGCTGACGGACCGGGCAAGGAGAACATTAATCAGAGAAGCAACCAAGAGGCCAATGGTAACTCTGGAGGAGCAACCAAGAGGCGAATGGCAACTCTGGAGGAGCTGGAAAGATCCACAGCTCAGGTGGGAGAATCTGTCAACAGGACAACTATTAGTTGTGCACTCCAAAAATCTGGCCTTTATGGAAGAGTGTCAAGAAGAAAGCCGTTGCTGAAAGAAAGCCATGATAAATCCTGTTTGAAGTTTGCCACAAGCCATGTGGGAGACAGCAAACATGTGGAAGAAGGTACTCTGGTCAGCCCTGGTGCCAAACGCTATGTGTGGCGGAAACCCAATACTGCACATCCCCGTGAGCACACCATCCCCACAGTGAAAcacggtggtggcagcatcatgctgtggggatgctTTTCATCAGCAGGTACTGGGAAACTGGTCAGGATTTAAGGCAAGATGGATGGAGCCAAATACAGGGCATTTATTGAAGAAAACCTGTTTCAGTCTGCAAGAGACTTGAGACTGGGGCCGAGGTTCACCTTCCAGGAGGACGATGACCCTAAGCATACAGCCAGAGCTACACGGGAATGATTTAAGGCAAAGAATGTTAACGTCTTAGAATGGCCCAATCCAATTGACAATCTGTGGCGAGACTTGAAAACTGCTGTTCACAGACCAGCAATCCAATCTGACTGAGCTTGAGCTATTTTGGGGCtatgtggggcgacagtggtacaggaggtagagaagtcggttagtaatcagaaggttgctagttcgattccctgtcgaagcgtccttgagcaagacactgaacccctaattgctcctgatgtgcagtgtgccatcagtgtaaatgtaaaatgtgtatacatccttgtaagtcgctttggataaaagcgtctgctaaatgactaaatgtgaatgtaaatttTGCCAAGAAGAGTGGGCAAAAATTGCAGTCTCTAGATGTGACATACCCAAAAAGACTTGCCGCTGTGATTGCAGTGAAAGATGGTTCTACTAAAGTATtgactcgggggggggggggggggatacttGTGCATCCAACAAGATGTCTGCTTTTGCTTAATTATTGTTTGTGTCACAACAAAAAGTATTTTGCACCTTCAAAGCACTATGCATTTTGTGTTAATCAAGTGGTAAAAAGCCCAATCAAATCTATTTGAATTCCAGATTGTAACACTGCAAAATGTGGAAAAGTCCAAgaggggtgaatacttatgcaaggcactgtaaaTGATTGCACTGAGAACAAGTCTGGattaataatgttgtaatgaTGAATGGACTTTCACAGCTGTTAAGGAAATCATTACCTTGCTACATTTCGTTAAAACTGTATAAAAGAACAAAGGGCGTCAAGTTGTGTGTGATATCACGATAATATTTGGAAATGTACATTCCAGTTGCTGTACACCTACCAGTAGTGCTCAAATAAATTCCATTGTAGCTCACCACTCTTCACAATGAACGTGTTACCCTCAGTGGCCGCTTGGGGAAGTGTTGTTAAAACAAATCGACATTGACTGTACTCTCGCGGTATTTCAGGTTGCGAATCGTGACCTGCACAAAACTTGTTGCTCCTGCAAGACATTTGTGCAACTCCAGTGCTGGCCAAAGGGATACCTTACAGGTTGGCTCTAATGTCGTCTTTGGTCCAGGTTTGAATGGCTTTGGGCAGTCTAATGGGTTTGATTCAGTTCGTAGAGTTAGCAATGGCATGCCTAACGCTATCACATGTAGCCCACTATTGCTTCTCTACGGCATTTTCACATATGGCTTGCGTCATTGTATTATTGTGAGACAGGCATCAAAACCATTATGTCGATAACGCTGATTACGCTGCGTATTACAGCTACATTGCGGAATGTTTGTTGAAGGCAGATACCATCGATGCTGCCGGGTAGCAGAAGCGTAGAATCAAAGCGCTTATCGAACCATTGCACTAATCATTTTGCATTCTTTATGTAACGTTACCATTCCAAAAACCTTATGCGAAGTGAGAATTCGGGTTAGGATAACTAGTTGCAACAGCACTCTTTTAATTTGATAGAGTAGGTCTATGTCTACTCTAAACTAACCTTTGCCCCTCagtctgtgtctttttcttctGCATGCTTCATAAATGTTAACCATTATACCTTGGGCGTAGGCTATTACCAATAAAGTCATACGAATTTAGGGCAAATTTAGATTGCAGTCATCTCTTCTGCTCCACCAGACAAGATGACAGCTTTAAGTGGGAAGGTGCAGACGGTGCTCGGGCTGTTGGATCCAGCCCAGCTGGGCCGCACCATGACCCACGAACACCTGACCATGACCTTCGAGTGCTGCTACGTCCCCCCGCCGACTGGAGACGATGCGGTGTCGGAGGCGCCCTTTGAGATGCGGAATATGCACTGGCTTCGACAGAACCCGTACAGCAGCCAGGAGAACCTATTGCTCTGCCAGGAGATCGAGGCGGTCCGAGATGAGCTGCAGTACTACCGGCAGGCAGGAGGGGGCACCATCGTGGAGAACACGACCACAGGCATCACACGGAACCTTCCCTCACTGAAGCAGCTGGCGAAGGACACTGGCGTTAACATCATAGCGGGTGCTGGGTTCTACGTTGATGTGACTCATTCGGACGAAACCAGGAAAATGACCGTGGAGAAGGTGTGTGACCTAAAGATATCTCATTGTCAGGCTTGTTTAGTGAGTGGCACCATGAACACCGGCCTAATCAGAATATGAGTCACTTTAATTTCACGAGAGAACTTTTTTCAGCCAATGTTCTCATGCCTTAGGTTAAGCCATGCTCACTGTTTTCATGAGGTATGGTAAATCAACACAAACTAACATCCATattctaacccccccccccccctttcaaaaGCTGACTGACATCATCGTGAGCGAAATCCTCCACGGCGCGGATGGTACAGACATCCGCTGCGGAGTCATTGGCGAGATCGGTACCAGCTGGCCAAtcac from Clupea harengus chromosome 25, Ch_v2.0.2, whole genome shotgun sequence harbors:
- the pter gene encoding phosphotriesterase-related protein, encoding MTALSGKVQTVLGLLDPAQLGRTMTHEHLTMTFECCYVPPPTGDDAVSEAPFEMRNMHWLRQNPYSSQENLLLCQEIEAVRDELQYYRQAGGGTIVENTTTGITRNLPSLKQLAKDTGVNIIAGAGFYVDVTHSDETRKMTVEKLTDIIVSEILHGADGTDIRCGVIGEIGTSWPITESEKRVLRATAHAQSQLGCPVIIHPGRHTTAPTEVVRILQEAGGDISKTVMSHLDRTIFDYGELLEFAKLGSYLEYDLFGTEMLDYPFDLEIDMPSDSQRVQALSFLVKEGYEDRIVIAHDIHTKNRLTKYGGHGYSHILKNIAPKMLTRGISQGQVDKILIHNPKHWLTFK